tagcggttttaagagatttgtacgactggttctgcggttagaaattggtgcgtttgcgggatacttatgactggttaactaccaaatacagcagcgattaaataataaattaacaatatttatattttatataattataaaaatatcaaaaatcataatattataataaatatgtaaattatattttcaaagttatagtttaaaatttttaagattatagaaaatatttttattttaaaattttataatattaattaaaatataatagatatattttagtatttttataatttcattttaaaaaatttattaaatatttttatttttgtatttatatggttttttttaaaaaaaaaaaaaattatcctcccgcaaccgcccgcaaccgcaaacgctagctggaaccagcttttgaatttaagaggttcggagcggtttgaagtgatttgtagcggtttgtatgattgtttcgaaacgctgtcaaccgctaccaaccgcaaaagctgcgtttgcgggtggtagcggggaaaCCAATCAAGCTCTTAAGCTAGGAGCCTAGGATGGTCGATTTTGTAACAGTTTCTTCCACATCTGAGGGCTTTTCTGTTTCCACATCTGCAGGGCTTTTCTGTTTAAAATTGAGAGACTCATCATTAAATACATCCCACCATTTATTGACTAACATCTTGATGTCTTCTCTGTCCATTATATACATCACaccatttatttaaaatgtaaaaaaatatccgaacgaaTTCTGTAGGATGATATAAAACATATCTGAACCCAAGTATTATTAACTGAACCGAATGGataatccaaaaaaattgaaattaatagGCAATATAAATACTTGGTGACATGTATAACTACTTCAAAtgatcaacttttttttttgtcacaaacttCAAATGATCAACTAAATGTTTATTTTGGTATGATATATGAAATAcgtattaaaacagaaataaatactttaaatatcTAATTACCTATAAATAAGTATATCATAATTTACTCTTTGAATAGCAAGTCTGCCTTATCTATAAAGTAATGCATATTGTTTACAAActtatgtttgttttcatgcttgatttatcattttgttgttattttcttaatttgatGTGTGTTGGATTATTTTCTATTCAatttaagtgttttttttcttatgtttgtttttgatttttttttttcggataTATCCAAACAAAAACGATATAATCCAAATCTGAACAATATATGAATAGTTTATGGGTTTCAGGATGTATTACGAATCAGAACCGAACCagaagtgttattatccgaatccatatgtatttataaattattagaatgaGACTTGTGATGGTGAAACAGAtaccaaaaatccaaaatacatGATCCGAACCTGAACGGATACTACTCATGCATAATTTCCACCATTAAACATTATATAGTGTTATCATTTTACCAATGTGTTACAATCTCCTTTAGAGATGTTAATCAGGCCGGTCGGGCCAGGCCAACAAGAAAAACACGTAAACATTCGAGCTCTGCCTGGCTGAacccaaaaatattttagaccTATATTTTAAAGCCATGTCTGGTCTTAATAGGGATATAGAGTTTGTTGGGTTTTCTGGATTTCTTggaataattattataattttatttctgcCAGTTTTACCATTTAAAAGATCTAATTTTTGTACAAAAATCAGTTATAACTTTCCCTTTAAATATAAACTAGAGTTTGATCCGCATGCCATGCCCGTAcggatattaatttttatttttataaattatttaataacatttataaACACATAAGTTATGGATATTTTAGGTTCCTACAAAGCTATCCGGATCTAGAAGGATCCGAGTCCGAATCCTGGCAAAAAATTTATGATATTCAaacaaagtttaattttaaatctaaaaatctgatacaaaaaaaatgatccGTACCCGAACGGATCGGTTGAATTCTAATGAACCAATTTCATTcaaatttatgaaattattttggttaacacttaaaataaattttgctggattattatggtaaatataattaataaagtaattAGGAAGAGtggaaaatgaaatttaaaagatGTAATAAAACAGTAAAGATATGTAAGTTCTATTTTGTAATCTTTAATAAATGAAGCCCAATTAATAATGAAAGACAATAAATAAAGTGGttataattagtttaaaaatgaataaaactatGTAACAAACCACTTAAAATTAGGCAAGTATTATTTTGTACTTTCAGATTTAATAGAAAAGATCATTCTCATGAACCCAATCATATGGTTTTgagatcatttttattttattataataaaatatttaaatcattcttcacgaaaatataatttttattatatatttaataagatttttaatttatttcaataaaataacattaaataatGGAGGATATGTATAATGttgtcaaatatttattattaaaatcaataattgtcaaatatatattttattcatttttttgtaattctgtatcttttatttaaagaaagaaaaaaattaattgtagattgttaattaattttatgattagtttaataagaagtatataatatatatttgtgtaccaacatatttttctagaaatttttaagaagcattttaatattgtaatgcttctcttttaatatatagaggatgGTCAAAACCTTATTAGTTGTCTATCAAGTATACCTAGATTATTTTAGCTAAAGGATAAATTTTAGAATATAATCAAGATTTAGGAAATATAATAAGTTAGATATTATGTAATTTGGAATATCGATCTTAAAGTTGATATTTAATAATAGTGTGATCTTAGGTtgacaaaacgttttttttttcaaaactagggtcggcccgccctacgggcgggatatactttatttgtgatttcaatttttattcttttgtatgattttgtggtttgtgttttagaTTTGCATTTACATTTGTAAGTGATGTGTGTAATAATGATATTTCTCTATTAGAAAATTTTAAGCGATGAGggatattacatttaatgttggatgttgtttatttttctaacttgtttatatttttttatttgttttcaaatacATTTTCTGACATTgtactattttattattctttttcttttttgttatgtttttttataatgaaCACACATTTTTATATCATCTTCACATATGTATAACtaaactcttttattttttatttttttattagtgttATTAGAGATTATAAGTTTGTATTAGCATGACATGATGTTCATGATTGATATGGTATTATACGTTTTCTTAAATGTTTGCTCaacttttcttatatatagtaagtagattttagtttttattgttgTGGTTAGGTTTAATACTCaaaatattgattattttatatagtttttcaACATTGTACGTgggttttgtatttttttattcttattaaaatatttgtatatttatgtattaacaTATTaacatgattatttattttaaaattcaaaataaaccaATCTACATATTTTtgctaataatatataaacagttaatgttttatttattggttcagtaatttcacatttattagaataaattacttataactaatatttaaaagaaataattggATAGGCAACAAATCAAATTTAGAATCTAGCTATTACTTTGTAtgttataactatataaatttttatgcattttaccattttttttaaattctgtatGTTATAACTAATAgcaaaactgtttggagcaaagtttttaacttcacgatcttcatcttgacgtcagttaagtgtcggccctggccacaagcagaagaagcatgtGCTTTCAGTtgacacgataataagtattttcgcagccacatatttataaaaagtgactttagcctagtggttctaagagaaattaccagtgCTAGAGGTGCTGGGTTCAATTACCCTTAActgcatttatttattttggtccTAAATACAAAatgggacacgtgtcactccCAGAACGCACTAATTGATGACGTGGCTTCACGGGAGAGAGgcgaacatttttttatatatatagatctatGTATATTTTAGCTAAGAAAAGTGATTACACTAAGGATAGTTATAGTTTGGTTTATATAAGAGAATACAAATAAGAATAGTAACCTTAGAGATACATCAGATATATCGACAAAAATAGATACAACAGATATTATAATCTATGTGGAtgccaaaataaaatatgtatggtATAAATTAAGATCGGTAAAATGGAAGCTAGcaaattataatctttttaGGAAATGTAAAGTGAGAGAAATTAGATTTCGTATATGAttaatgattaattatttttattgaattattGTAACTGAATCCTATTTATTTATAGTTGTTTTATGAAATTGATTTCCTTAAATTACTGTTGACGTTTTTAGCTAATGATCAATTTAGgaaaatagtaataaaatagaataaaacaaaaatcctTAAAGATAACTTTATTAATTAATTCAGTGGCATTCCCTTGTAAATACTTTGTAAATCTTAGGGTTATTTCAtttttgtacttctgttttaataaattagatttcttgtttaatttctttttaacaaAGGTGTTCCTCATATGCTCTCAAAACAATATAAAGTTAGTTTTAAAATTCTTTGTTTAAAAGGTGTTTTTTTCAAAcgttttaaaacaatattataactAAACTTAATTTAACAAGATTTAAATGATCAAATGTAAGTAAATAAGATAATAGAATTTATACTAACGAAGAAAAACATTCCATACTttatattttggaaaaatatGTTCTACATTAGAAAAAGAGTATTTTGAATTTAGAATGTGACTTTTGAAATGATCAAACAATAAGTTTGCTATATTTTGGATtacaactattaaaataatatatcagtAAGAATGACTCATATCGCaagaattatatttaaacttaGATATAAAGTTTCGTGCTTTTGGACCGCCTTAGTCAAAACAAGTTTAAGCCTATAACATCTGAAGCTGAAATGAGCTTAGTCTGAAAAGCCTAATTTTCTCTTTGCTTAAATAACTAAACCTAAAATCGATAATTTATAGGGCTAAGCGGGCTCGAGCTACGAGCTTCGGCCCTATTCACATGTCTAATCTCCTTAAAATTGTTATGTACTATAATTCCGAGCCCATACACATCTCAGCCATCatcgatttttaaaaaacactcaataattatatatatgaacttATTTGTTATTGAGTTTTAGTCAATCATTTTTAGAAAGAAAGTTAATCTTTCTTAAATAGattatattcataaaatatacTAAGATTTTAAATGGAAGTCTCTTTAGTCTAATGGTTTGACTTAAGATTCATCAATGCTTCTATActaaaaattgagttttttttttcaaataagacGAGTTATGCAAATTAATAGAGAAAAAACTTACATAAAATCTTCTACATGTTGCATGAAATAAGAAATATTGTTAAACGTGGattatcataaaaaaataaaattatcggCTATAGAATCATTTATGTAATgttattttagtttgaaataatataattaagcaGCCTTAAAATTGGTTTGTTTAGTCATTAGtcttttaaacttgttgcttcTTATTGTTTACAAATCGAGAACAAACCAATCAAAATACTTGAAACATATTCCAAAATAATGTAGAACATCTGTAATCCTATTCcatattttactaaaaatggagtttggaatatggTTTTTTCCAACTTTTCTCCATTTTCACTTCAAGAAGGAAGTCATATTCGTAATAGGCTTAGTTTTTATTCAGTACTCAATTTTCCACTCAAAATGAAgtacaattaaaacaaaattttattccactaaagaataaatttattatgaagTTGttcattaaaaaggaaaaatgaaataatacaCTGGAAATACCGTTAAATTAACTAAAgaattcaaacaaaatactaACTGAAATTTGACATTTGATAAAACTCTACTAGATAAACACCAAGACAATCAGAATTTGGCATTTCATTTCAAACTTTGTGAATTTATGGAGGGATATATTGATGAAATCAAGCCCATGGAAAGCTCAACTCTAATCTTACACATGCAAGAAAGAGTATTCTGCAAGTTACAGTATTCAATAAGGAGCTAGGTCTACTAGGCTTCCGATGATAAACAAAAGAGTTCACACGCAAGTGCAATTTGGTCAAACCTGAAGCCGTGTCCACTTAACTTGATTACTAGCAAACTATTGGTACATAATTAATTGGTAACAAACTGGATGTTTGATAAACAACCTCGCAAGGTTGATTTAGCATGACAACTTCACACCCTCTAGACCGTTTTGGAATCCTTTTGATTTTCTTGATGATGCTACTTAAACTCTTACTTACCTCCAGCGTCTTTAAAACTTCACAGTTCCTTATAAAGTATTTTGCTAGATTCATCTTGACAAATGGTTCTGTGACTGTGATTGGTGTCTCCATCTGAACAAACTCGAGAAATGATAGGAAACAATGAGGTAAATATGAAAGTTTTATCTCATCTGTCTCTGGAAGGCAGTCAAAATcctataaaataaacaaaaatttttagATATGAATCTCAACGTgattacatattataaataaacattGGTAAATGAAGCGTACCATTAAAAGGGATTGTAGATTGGGACAGCAACCAGGAAAAGTTGGCAACAGCTCCAAAGTAGATTCAACAAACGAAGCATCCAAGCCAGACGAGTTAGATTTTTTCAAactctaaatatccgaacctgaCGCGAAGTATAAAAATATCAGAACAGGTTTTATATCTATATACCAAGatacccgaaaacccaaaataacCGATCCAGATTGAaacgggtatccgaacgccTACCACTATATGTGGATATTGTccaattcaaaatttaaatttctttatttCTCACATTTGAAAAACGTGGTAAACCACTTCTAACCACTTTTAAATAGATTTGTCTATATATTTGTAATCAAAACctattaaaatttctaataaaaattgtaattcTTTTCTCTTTCAGTTTTCACACATTCTCTCTATTCCAAGGTATTTCCATTCTACAAATTCTAACAACTTCAAAAGATCACAATTATCAAATCATGGATTCTAATAGAAATATAGAGTGTGATTGGTAAAAATGGAGCAAATGAGAGAAAATAAATAGgtgaaaaagagaagaaaaattaaaGTTCTGATAGGTAAATTTCTAGCCCAAAATGGTGGAAACAAAAAGTAGAAGAAAATGTGGGTAGAGTCCACTATGTCTAGCGTTATATTTTCCACCTGTTTTTTATAGAGTAAACCAGTTTTTTAAAATCCGATCCGGATCCGCGGTTGAACTAGTAAATTCGGTAACCCGAATATAATCCGATTTGACTTTTATGAAAACCCCATTATTTAAAAATCCAGTAAAACCCACAAAAAACCATTAAAACCCGGAACCCCACAACCGGTTGAACCACTGGTTAAACCAATAAGTcacttttattgtttttttagatttcttaattatgttattgaaatttattttttattcaaattaaaaagtgatattttcagattttactTATATCTTTTTCAGCTGTCGGATGTCGACtatatatctcttttttttgtgaatCTCATTTACACTATTTAATTTGtgatttatttgtatttttaagattCTGATGAAGATCtatgtcatttaaaaaaataaagttaaagatGATAAAGAGGACCAAAATTAGTTGTTGTGATTTTGTaagtattagtttatttttgttatcgatagtttattattatataataatatttaacttttgtttttttttggatttaaatcttaattttacTATTCACATTTAAATACTTAAGGATTTCAAGTCTTGATGTTTTTTATTAGATGTCATAATGTTTAACCTGttacaaaaattgttaaatagtctcaattatattttgatattttatatgttaaacctTATTAATCATCTATataagtattaaaatatttataaagctttataaattgtttataaaactgaTAAATGAATGTATAcgaatttataaattattttaaaggcttataaatctATTGTTAGAGTTTAAAATAATGCATAAGTGAtaataaagtttataaaaaatttaattgcatTCAATAATAAAACTCCTCAACTAAAGATGTATCGCAAAAAACCCCATCAACTAAACATTCGACGATAGAAGCCCTCAATTTTAATTCTATTAATATTTTTCACCCTCCGTCAAAAATATCGTGACATATGGTGACAAACGTCAGTGGAACTAAAGTTTTAAGGTTTCTTTCCCGAATTTTTTAGTTGAAGGGGAGTTTTTCCGATCTatctttagttgagggtttttattataaaaacccTTTTAAATATGAAATGTTGTAACTAGCTAGAGTTATGTTCTTGATGTCAAAATTGAGAAATGTTGTGCCAGTCCAAATTTCAgttacaaattaataaaattatcaacCAAAGAGATGgatccatgagattccctagcTTAGGTACACGCCTTTCGTTATATTCCAAAGGACTATCTGAAAATTTCAAACGTTACCACGGGAAAATACAGCCTATGGGAGCCAAGAAAATGCTGATATAAATACACTTATAATGAAGGATTAAGCCTTCTTAGATTCAACTGTGTAGTTATGGACTTAATTAGCTTTTATCAATTCGCACGTTACCTATACACTTAATCTCATCTCAaaggtttttttgttttggcaatTATCACTCATACagctctatatatatatatcttataagGATCTCAAAGAAGAATCACACATATCCTTGAATCTCTTCTCTGTATTTGTCTGGTCCATTCTAGTAGAAAATGAAAGGCAGTAAGAAGCGTGTTGTCTCTAAACCTTCATCTTCTCGTACAATTGTCAAAGCAAATCCAAACGACAACAAATCTGTTACCATAGAACCACCCATTGTGTCTTCTTACAATGACCAGATCAGGCCGTTGCTTGACACAGTGGATCGGATGAGGAACCTGAATGTGATGAAAGAAGGGATCCAGCTTCCGACCATTGTCGTAGTTGGAGACCAGTCCTCTGGAAAGTCCAGTGTTCTTGAATCATTGGCAGGAATCAGTTTGCCTCGTGGGCAAGGAATCTGCACTAGGGTTCCTCTTGTTATGAGGCTTCAGGGAAGTACTAGCTCTGAACCTGAGATCTGGCTGGAGTATAGTGACAAAGTTGTTCAAACGGATGAAGAACACATTGCTGAAGCTATTTCTGCTGCAACTGACGTGATCGCTGGtatgttctctctctctctctctctctctctctctctctctctctctctctctctctctctctctctctctctctctctctctctctctctctctctctctctctctctctctctctctctctctctcacaagaCAAGCAAGATTATTGTCAATGAGACCTCTCTCTCAAGACAAGAAAGATTATTGTCAATCTTACAATATATGTGTACATATTCCTGCCTAGAGGTGTTATGTTTCCTTACTTGTAAGATATTTTTAATACTGACTTCTGCTATATGATGAAACTTTAGAGTATTATGGGTTTGTAACTTAATTACTTTGTTATGATTAAgaacttataaaatatattatgctgcataatcaaaatatattacttTGACTATGTAACATGGATAGAAAGGACTATTTAAATACCCTATACATGTGCCTAGAGGTGTTTTATGATTCTGCTATATGATGAAACATTAGTGTTATGTCATATATGTTTGTGAATCACCGTGTAGACTTTGATTaagaacttaaaaaaatatatattatgatgcAGGATCTAGTAAAGGGGTCTCGGATGCTCCCTTGACCCTCCACGTGAAGAAAGCTGGGGCTCCTGATTTGACCATGGTTGATCTTCCTGGGATAACTAGAGTTCCCGTGAAAGGACAGCCAGAGAATATCCATGAGCAGATCTCTGGGATGATAATGAAGTACATCAAGCCTCAAGAGTCCATTATCCTCAACGTACTGTCAGCTACGGTCGACTTCACCACATGTGAATCCATTCGAATGTCCAGACAAGTTGACAAAACCGGTGAACGGACTCTGGCTGTTGTCACAAAGGCAGACATGGCTCCTGAAGGTCTTCTTCAGAAAGTAACAGCAGATGATGTAAGTATTGGACTAGGTTACGTATGTGTCAGGAACCGTGTAGGGGAAGAAACATATAAAGAAGCTAGAGACCAAGAAGAGTTACTTTTCAAGACTCATCCAATGCTCTCAATGATTGATGAAAACATTGTCGGTCTCCCCGTTCTAGCTCAGAAGCTAATACATATTCAAACAACAATGATTTCACGCTGCTTGCCTGAGATTGTACGCAAGATCAAGCACAAGATGGAAACCGCTGACCTCGAGCTTAAAAAACTGCCAATGGTAATGACTTCCACTGGTGAAGCACTGATGACACTGATGGATATCATCGCTTCTGCGAAAGAGTCTCTCCTAAGAATCCTTATCCAAGGAGATTTCTCTGAGTTCCCTGATAATCATGGCATGCATGGTACTGCTCGCCTGGCTGATATGTTAAGCAAGTTCTCAGATGATCTACAAGCAAAGCCTAAGCAAGTTAGAG
The Brassica napus cultivar Da-Ae chromosome A1, Da-Ae, whole genome shotgun sequence DNA segment above includes these coding regions:
- the LOC106393040 gene encoding dynamin-related protein 4C-like, which produces MKGSKKRVVSKPSSSRTIVKANPNDNKSVTIEPPIVSSYNDQIRPLLDTVDRMRNLNVMKEGIQLPTIVVVGDQSSGKSSVLESLAGISLPRGQGICTRVPLVMRLQGSTSSEPEIWLEYSDKVVQTDEEHIAEAISAATDVIAGSSKGVSDAPLTLHVKKAGAPDLTMVDLPGITRVPVKGQPENIHEQISGMIMKYIKPQESIILNVLSATVDFTTCESIRMSRQVDKTGERTLAVVTKADMAPEGLLQKVTADDVSIGLGYVCVRNRVGEETYKEARDQEELLFKTHPMLSMIDENIVGLPVLAQKLIHIQTTMISRCLPEIVRKIKHKMETADLELKKLPMVMTSTGEALMTLMDIIASAKESLLRILIQGDFSEFPDNHGMHGTARLADMLSKFSDDLQAKPKQVREFLMDEIKVLEECKCVGLPNFIPRSAFMAILSQHVDDIHAKPVEFIKNIWDYIEVVLSSIITKYSENFPQVQPSIKRAGRNLMSKIKEQSVDRVIQIVEMEKLTDYTCSPEYMKSWTEKIDAQKSFVDAVLNDKMKPDSFSVNGFGSVKISHLREYHAHLLQQAFDMKMRITSYWKIVLRRIVDNLALYLQLSVKYLVNTQFQKEIVAEMVDPKGGGGVERMLEESPSVASKREKLKKSIKVLKESKDAVAAIVDQ